In a genomic window of Bradyrhizobium ontarionense:
- a CDS encoding PRC-barrel domain containing protein: MVAVKSRAFCILREFEQAQAELIGKAVALSDGKAGTVKHLYLDEFHGLRIELSGHEGRWPVSTIKFAQT, encoded by the coding sequence ATGGTTGCCGTCAAATCGCGAGCCTTCTGCATCCTGCGCGAATTCGAACAGGCGCAGGCCGAACTGATCGGAAAAGCGGTGGCGTTGAGCGACGGCAAGGCCGGCACGGTGAAGCACCTCTATCTCGACGAGTTCCACGGGCTGCGCATCGAGCTGAGCGGCCATGAGGGACGCTGGCCGGTCTCGACCATCAAGTTCGCGCAAACGTGA
- a CDS encoding transporter substrate-binding domain-containing protein, producing MTRTTFRIGVMFSTTGSYSVVARSMLNGAQLALAEINAANGPIALEPVVVNPAGDLAQYRALARELLSSGIHQVVGCYTSSSRKEVIPCFEKFDGLLWYPSHYEGFESSDNVIYTGAAPNQHVLPLVDYLASRVGKRAFCVGSNYIWAWENNRIFREALTARGGTVLAERYLSVGDTEFDQVIAAILEQRPDFVFNNLIGTSAYAFFRAFRAACRAAGIDQAKQIPVASCTLSEPELQEIGTAAVDGHLSSSVYFASLNTAENAAFMQAYTAAFPDGPVVSADAEASYIAVKLLAATLTQAGSDESRLVRSAVANQRLLAPQGEVRIDPQTYHAWLTPRIGRSAADGQFELLLEARQPIAPDPYLVQSSPRFATSMRPPLLRMVKS from the coding sequence ATGACACGGACGACGTTTCGCATCGGGGTGATGTTCTCGACGACCGGCTCGTACAGCGTCGTCGCACGCTCGATGCTGAACGGCGCGCAGCTCGCGCTCGCGGAGATCAACGCCGCGAACGGTCCGATCGCGCTGGAGCCCGTGGTGGTCAACCCGGCCGGCGATCTCGCGCAATATCGTGCGCTGGCCCGGGAGCTCCTGAGCTCCGGCATCCATCAGGTGGTCGGCTGCTACACCTCGTCGAGCCGCAAGGAAGTCATTCCCTGCTTCGAGAAGTTCGACGGGCTGCTCTGGTATCCGTCGCACTATGAAGGCTTCGAGAGCTCGGACAACGTCATCTATACCGGCGCCGCACCGAACCAGCACGTGCTGCCGCTGGTCGACTACCTCGCCTCTCGCGTCGGCAAGCGCGCCTTCTGCGTCGGCTCGAACTACATCTGGGCCTGGGAGAACAACCGCATCTTTCGCGAGGCGCTGACCGCGCGGGGCGGCACGGTGCTGGCCGAGCGCTATCTGTCGGTCGGCGACACCGAGTTCGACCAGGTGATCGCCGCCATTCTCGAACAGCGCCCCGACTTCGTCTTCAACAACCTGATCGGCACCAGCGCCTACGCGTTCTTCCGCGCCTTCCGTGCCGCCTGCCGCGCCGCCGGTATCGACCAGGCGAAGCAGATCCCGGTCGCCAGCTGCACCTTGTCGGAGCCCGAACTGCAGGAGATCGGCACCGCTGCCGTCGACGGCCACCTGTCGTCGAGCGTGTATTTCGCGTCGCTGAACACGGCCGAGAACGCGGCTTTCATGCAGGCCTACACGGCCGCGTTTCCCGACGGTCCGGTCGTCTCGGCCGACGCCGAGGCGTCCTACATCGCCGTGAAACTGCTGGCTGCCACTCTGACACAGGCCGGCAGCGACGAATCGCGCCTGGTGCGATCAGCCGTGGCCAACCAGCGCCTGCTGGCGCCGCAGGGCGAGGTGCGGATCGATCCGCAGACCTATCACGCCTGGCTGACGCCGCGCATCGGCCGGTCCGCGGCCGACGGCCAGTTCGAACTGCTGCTGGAGGCGCGCCAGCCGATCGCGCCCGATCCCTATCTCGTGCAGTCGTCGCCGCGCTTCGCGACATCAATGCGTCCTCCGCTGCTCCGAATGGTGAAGTCATGA